A portion of the Nitratidesulfovibrio termitidis HI1 genome contains these proteins:
- the dsrK gene encoding sulfate reduction electron transfer complex DsrMKJOP subunit DsrK, with translation MSKLPTPDKLIATIPTFPMEGWMDTKPDFKPGTWCYPAKVDNMKALGMPNPHEWSADQEDWNLPENWEEIIYEGLKQRLAKHRSLKVFMDICVRCGACADKCHFFIGTGDPKNMPVLRAELLRSVYRRDFTTAGKLLGKLAGARKLDKDVIKEWFYYFYQCTECRRCSLFCPYGIDTAEITAIARELLHELGLGIHWIMEPVFNCNRTGNHLGIQPHAFKEIVEFLCEDIETVTGIKINPPFNEKGHEIVFITPSGDVFADPGIYTFMGYLMLFHEIGLDYTLSTYASEGGNFGSFTTFDMAKKLNAKMYAEAERLGSKWILGGECGHMWRVVHQYMDTFNGPTPPKMEVPRSPITGTVFKNAASTKMVHIAEFTADLIKHNKLRLDPSRNDHLTVTFHDSCNPARGMGLLDEPRYVIQNVCNNYVDMPENTIREQTFCCGGGSGLNTDEIMEIRMRGGLPRGNALRYVQQKHGVNTMACICAIDRATLPPLANYWAPGVTVYGTHELVANALVMRGEQKRTMDLRQEELPGMEDE, from the coding sequence ATGTCCAAACTGCCAACTCCCGACAAGCTGATCGCGACCATCCCCACCTTCCCCATGGAAGGATGGATGGACACCAAGCCGGACTTCAAGCCCGGCACGTGGTGCTATCCGGCCAAGGTCGACAACATGAAGGCCCTCGGCATGCCGAACCCGCACGAGTGGTCGGCCGATCAGGAAGACTGGAACCTGCCGGAGAACTGGGAAGAGATCATCTACGAAGGCCTCAAGCAGCGCCTGGCCAAGCACCGCTCGCTGAAGGTCTTCATGGACATCTGCGTGCGCTGCGGCGCCTGCGCCGACAAGTGTCACTTCTTCATCGGCACGGGCGACCCCAAGAACATGCCCGTGCTGCGCGCCGAGTTGCTGCGCTCGGTGTACCGCCGCGACTTCACCACGGCTGGCAAGCTGCTGGGCAAGCTGGCTGGCGCCCGCAAGCTGGACAAGGACGTCATCAAGGAGTGGTTCTACTACTTCTACCAGTGCACCGAATGCCGCCGCTGCTCGCTGTTCTGCCCCTACGGCATCGACACCGCGGAAATCACCGCCATCGCGCGTGAGCTCTTGCACGAGCTTGGCCTTGGCATCCACTGGATCATGGAACCGGTGTTCAACTGCAACCGCACCGGCAACCACCTTGGCATCCAGCCGCACGCCTTCAAGGAAATCGTCGAGTTCCTCTGCGAGGACATCGAGACGGTGACCGGCATCAAGATCAACCCGCCCTTCAACGAAAAGGGCCACGAGATCGTGTTCATCACGCCCTCGGGTGACGTGTTCGCCGACCCCGGCATCTACACGTTCATGGGCTACCTGATGCTGTTCCACGAAATCGGGCTGGACTACACCCTGTCCACCTACGCATCGGAAGGCGGCAACTTCGGCTCGTTCACCACCTTCGACATGGCGAAGAAGCTGAACGCCAAGATGTACGCCGAAGCCGAGCGCCTTGGCTCCAAGTGGATCCTGGGTGGCGAATGCGGCCACATGTGGCGCGTGGTGCACCAGTACATGGACACCTTCAACGGCCCCACCCCGCCCAAGATGGAAGTGCCCAGGTCGCCCATCACCGGCACGGTGTTCAAGAACGCGGCGTCCACCAAGATGGTGCACATCGCCGAGTTCACGGCCGACCTCATCAAGCACAACAAGCTGCGCCTCGACCCCAGCCGCAACGACCACCTGACCGTGACCTTCCACGACTCGTGCAACCCGGCGCGCGGCATGGGCCTGCTGGATGAACCCCGCTACGTGATCCAGAACGTGTGCAACAACTACGTGGACATGCCCGAGAACACCATCCGCGAGCAGACCTTCTGCTGCGGCGGCGGTTCCGGCCTGAACACCGACGAAATCATGGAAATCCGCATGCGCGGCGGCCTGCCCCGCGGCAATGCCCTGCGGTACGTGCAGCAGAAGCACGGCGTGAACACCATGGCCTGCATCTGCGCCATCGACCGGGCCACCCTGCCCCCGCTGGCCAACTACTGGGCCCCCGGCGTCACGGTCTACGGTACCCACGAGCTGGTGGCCAACGCCCTCGTGATGCGCGGCGAACAGAAGCGCACCATGGACCTGCGGCAGGAAGAACTGCCCGGTATGGAGGATGAATAA
- the dsrM gene encoding sulfate reduction electron transfer complex DsrMKJOP subunit DsrM, producing the protein MFISLLAVIALGCIAWLGAASGFQYLIGVVLPYAAVLVFIGGFVWRMVDWAKSPVPFRIPTTGGQQKSLDWIKPARLDSPFTTAGTVGRMLLEVLLFRSLFRNTSVEIQKGPRVVYYSAKWLWLFALLFHYCFLLIFIRHFRFFLEPVPFALTAIEFVDGIMQIGVPRMFMTDVLVVAALGFLLARRLFNEKVRYISLANDYFPLFLLLGLVGSGIWMRYFAKVDIAAVKVLTMGLVTMNPVLPEGIGAAFFIHIFLLSCLLAYFPFSKLMHMGGVFLSPTRNLPNNTRAVRHVNPWNPPKKYRTYAEYEDEFRELMEEAGLPVDKTSEEAAAAE; encoded by the coding sequence ATGTTCATTTCACTTTTAGCGGTCATTGCGCTGGGTTGCATCGCCTGGCTGGGAGCGGCCTCAGGCTTCCAGTACCTTATCGGGGTGGTGTTGCCGTATGCCGCGGTGCTCGTGTTCATCGGCGGTTTCGTCTGGCGGATGGTGGATTGGGCCAAGTCGCCCGTGCCCTTCCGCATCCCGACCACGGGCGGCCAGCAGAAATCGCTGGACTGGATCAAGCCCGCCCGGCTCGACAGCCCCTTCACCACCGCTGGCACCGTGGGGCGCATGCTTCTCGAAGTGCTGCTGTTCCGGTCGCTTTTCCGGAACACTTCGGTCGAAATCCAGAAAGGCCCCCGCGTGGTCTACTATTCGGCCAAGTGGCTGTGGCTTTTCGCGCTGCTGTTCCACTACTGTTTCCTGCTGATCTTCATCCGGCACTTCCGGTTCTTCCTCGAACCGGTGCCCTTTGCCCTGACGGCCATCGAGTTCGTTGACGGCATCATGCAGATCGGCGTGCCCCGCATGTTCATGACCGACGTGCTCGTCGTCGCGGCCCTCGGCTTTCTGCTTGCCCGCCGCCTGTTCAACGAGAAGGTGCGCTACATCTCGCTGGCCAACGACTACTTTCCGTTGTTCCTGCTGCTTGGCCTCGTGGGCAGCGGCATCTGGATGCGCTACTTCGCCAAGGTGGACATCGCCGCGGTCAAGGTGCTGACCATGGGCCTCGTGACCATGAATCCCGTACTGCCCGAAGGCATTGGCGCGGCGTTCTTCATCCACATCTTCCTGCTCTCGTGCCTGCTTGCGTACTTCCCGTTCAGCAAGCTGATGCACATGGGCGGCGTCTTCCTGAGCCCCACGCGCAACCTGCCCAACAACACGCGCGCGGTGCGCCACGTGAACCCCTGGAACCCGCCCAAGAAGTACCGCACCTACGCGGAATACGAAGACGAGTTCCGGGAACTGATGGAAGAGGCGGGGCTGCCTGTCGACAAAACCTCTGAAGAAGCCGCTGCCGCCGAGTAA
- a CDS encoding RsbRD N-terminal domain-containing protein, translated as MTIRDLLAEHKDAIIHKWIDAMYGTYPFDTVGFLRSSRDQFSNPVGHTTAASAVVIFDAIAGDDVDEAHLSEAIEDVIRIRAIQNFTPEQAVGVLFVLKTVLRQILRSAIVQHGLHDEQLEVESRIDTVALLAFGKYAACRERLHMMKVDDFKRGYAQLLRRAERILDKPVGEPDTQKPIA; from the coding sequence ATGACCATCAGGGACCTGCTCGCCGAGCACAAGGACGCCATCATCCACAAATGGATAGACGCCATGTATGGCACCTATCCGTTTGACACCGTGGGTTTCCTGCGCAGCAGCAGGGACCAGTTCTCCAATCCCGTGGGCCACACCACTGCGGCATCCGCCGTGGTCATCTTCGACGCCATCGCAGGCGACGACGTGGACGAGGCCCATCTTTCCGAGGCCATAGAGGATGTCATCCGCATCCGGGCCATCCAGAATTTCACCCCCGAGCAGGCCGTGGGCGTGCTGTTCGTGCTGAAGACGGTGCTCCGCCAGATACTGCGGTCCGCCATCGTGCAGCACGGGTTGCACGACGAGCAGCTGGAGGTGGAATCGCGCATCGACACCGTGGCGCTCCTGGCCTTCGGCAAGTATGCCGCCTGCCGCGAACGCCTGCACATGATGAAGGTGGACGACTTCAAACGTGGATACGCCCAGCTCCTGCGCAGGGCTGAACGTATATTGGACAAGCCGGTAGGGGAACCGGACACGCAGAAACCGATAGCCTAG
- a CDS encoding M48 family metallopeptidase → MPGDVAWPPRHDVRTSPRARRVRLRIVPRRGLEVVIPPGFSATRIPEVLERHRTWIVRALLRAGLAEPVPGVKGGNGAVPGGTDGPGAGATPSVFPGGGAFLGPDGIRSVPGEVVLPAVQARYAVIRAPLAPGMRPELREVDTALRLRVPDGGAGDGVAVDLLRDWLRAVAKRRLAPWLHGLAVEHGFRYQRCVVRMQQTRWGSCSARGTISCNASLLFLPRELARHVLLHELCHTVHLDHSPRFHALLDEVDPDAARWREGLRSGWSHVPWWAR, encoded by the coding sequence ATGCCCGGCGACGTTGCCTGGCCGCCCCGACACGACGTGCGCACCAGCCCCCGTGCCCGGCGGGTGCGCTTGCGCATCGTGCCACGACGCGGGCTGGAGGTGGTGATACCGCCCGGTTTCAGCGCCACGCGCATTCCGGAGGTGCTGGAACGGCACCGCACGTGGATCGTGCGGGCTCTGTTGCGGGCCGGTCTGGCCGAGCCGGTACCCGGCGTGAAGGGGGGGAATGGTGCGGTGCCCGGGGGGACGGACGGGCCGGGTGCTGGCGCAACCCCTTCCGTCTTTCCCGGCGGTGGGGCGTTCCTGGGGCCGGACGGCATCCGCAGTGTCCCCGGCGAGGTGGTCCTGCCTGCGGTGCAGGCGCGCTATGCCGTGATCCGCGCCCCCCTTGCGCCGGGCATGCGCCCGGAACTGCGCGAAGTGGACACCGCCCTGCGCCTGCGCGTGCCGGACGGAGGGGCGGGCGACGGCGTGGCCGTGGATCTGCTGCGCGACTGGCTGCGCGCCGTGGCCAAGCGGCGTCTGGCCCCGTGGTTGCACGGGCTGGCCGTGGAGCACGGCTTTCGCTACCAGCGCTGCGTGGTGCGCATGCAGCAGACCCGCTGGGGCAGTTGCTCCGCGCGGGGCACCATCAGTTGCAATGCCAGCCTGCTGTTCCTGCCGCGCGAACTGGCCCGTCACGTGTTGCTGCACGAGCTTTGCCACACCGTGCACCTGGACCATTCGCCACGCTTCCATGCCCTGCTGGACGAGGTGGATCCCGATGCCGCGCGTTGGCGCGAAGGGCTGCGCTCCGGCTGGTCACATGTGCCGTGGTGGGCACGCTAG
- the sat gene encoding sulfate adenylyltransferase, whose translation MSKLVPPHGGKGLVCCLLEGAAREAELKKAAGLKQIEISSRTKGDLIMMGIGGFSPLNGFMKKADWKSVCEKMTTADGTFWPVPVTMDISKEDAAAVKVGDEVALVRKGETFATMKVEEIYEMTEADKKWECELVFKGDGPDSQKFWEVALEDHPGVKMVMEQKEFNVAGTVKVLSEGDFPTKFAGVYKRPAELRAEMEERGWANVAALQLRNPMHRSHEFLAKIAIEVCDGVVIHSLVGALKPGDIPAEVRVKCIDTLVEKYFVKQNVIQAGYPLDMRYAGPREGLLHATFRQNYGINRMIIGRDHAGVGDFYGMFEAQTIFDKIPYVNEACPEPGKALICTPLKIDWTFYCYKCDGMASLRTCPHGKEDRVILSGTKLRKALSDGAPVADHFGRDEVLEILRAYYEGLTEKVEVKMQQAASGSVMK comes from the coding sequence ATGTCCAAGCTGGTTCCCCCTCATGGTGGTAAGGGCCTCGTCTGCTGCCTGCTCGAAGGTGCCGCCCGCGAAGCCGAACTCAAGAAGGCCGCTGGCCTGAAGCAGATCGAAATCAGCTCGCGCACCAAGGGCGACCTCATCATGATGGGCATCGGCGGCTTTTCTCCGCTGAACGGCTTCATGAAGAAGGCCGACTGGAAGAGCGTCTGCGAAAAGATGACCACCGCCGACGGCACCTTCTGGCCCGTGCCGGTGACCATGGACATCTCCAAGGAAGACGCCGCTGCCGTGAAGGTGGGCGACGAAGTGGCCCTGGTGCGCAAGGGTGAAACCTTCGCCACCATGAAGGTCGAAGAAATCTACGAAATGACCGAAGCCGACAAGAAGTGGGAATGCGAGCTCGTCTTCAAGGGCGACGGCCCCGACTCCCAGAAGTTCTGGGAAGTGGCGCTCGAAGACCACCCCGGCGTGAAGATGGTCATGGAACAGAAGGAATTCAACGTCGCCGGTACCGTCAAGGTGCTGTCCGAAGGTGACTTCCCCACCAAGTTCGCCGGCGTGTACAAGCGCCCCGCCGAACTGCGCGCCGAAATGGAAGAACGCGGCTGGGCCAACGTTGCCGCCCTGCAGCTGCGCAACCCCATGCACCGTTCGCACGAATTCCTGGCCAAGATCGCCATCGAAGTGTGCGACGGCGTGGTCATCCACTCCCTGGTGGGCGCCCTGAAGCCCGGCGACATCCCCGCCGAAGTGCGCGTGAAGTGCATCGACACCCTGGTCGAAAAGTACTTCGTGAAGCAGAACGTCATCCAGGCCGGCTACCCCCTGGACATGCGTTACGCCGGTCCCCGCGAAGGCCTGCTGCACGCCACCTTCCGCCAGAACTACGGCATCAACCGCATGATCATCGGCCGTGACCACGCCGGCGTGGGCGACTTCTACGGCATGTTCGAAGCCCAGACCATCTTCGACAAGATCCCCTACGTCAACGAAGCCTGCCCCGAGCCCGGCAAGGCCCTGATCTGCACCCCGCTGAAGATCGACTGGACCTTCTACTGCTACAAGTGCGACGGCATGGCCTCTCTGCGCACCTGCCCGCACGGCAAGGAAGACCGCGTCATCCTGTCCGGCACCAAGCTGCGCAAGGCCCTGTCCGACGGCGCCCCCGTTGCCGACCACTTCGGCCGCGACGAAGTGCTGGAAATCCTGCGCGCCTACTACGAAGGCCTGACCGAAAAGGTCGAAGTCAAGATGCAGCAGGCCGCTTCCGGCTCCGTGATGAAGTAG
- the rpsL gene encoding 30S ribosomal protein S12 produces MPTINQLIRKERKAVLKRKKTPALQACPQRRGVCTRVYTTTPKKPNSALRKVARVRLTNGIEVTAYIPGEGHNLQEHSVVMIRGGRVKDLPGVRYHIVRGTLDTAGVQDRRQGRSKYGAKRPK; encoded by the coding sequence ATGCCCACTATCAACCAGCTCATTCGCAAAGAGCGCAAGGCAGTGCTGAAGCGGAAGAAGACCCCCGCTCTCCAGGCCTGCCCGCAGCGCCGTGGCGTGTGCACCCGCGTGTACACCACCACCCCGAAGAAGCCCAACTCCGCCTTGCGTAAGGTTGCCCGCGTGCGCCTCACCAACGGTATCGAAGTTACCGCCTACATTCCCGGTGAAGGCCACAACCTGCAGGAACACTCGGTCGTCATGATCCGCGGCGGCCGCGTGAAAGACTTGCCCGGTGTCCGCTACCACATCGTGCGCGGCACCCTCGACACTGCCGGTGTGCAGGATCGTCGCCAGGGCCGTTCCAAGTACGGCGCCAAGCGTCCCAAATAG
- the rpsG gene encoding 30S ribosomal protein S7, with protein MPRKGPVPRREILPDPVYNSRLAARFINRLMYDGKKGVAERLFYKSLETLGEKTGEEPLKAFERAVESVKPHLEVKARRVGGATYQVPMDVRPDRQVSLAIRWLINYARSRGEKGMSAKLSAELIDAFNSRGGAVKKKEDTHRMAEANKAFAHYRW; from the coding sequence ATGCCTCGTAAAGGTCCCGTCCCCAGACGTGAAATTCTGCCCGATCCGGTGTACAACAGCCGGCTGGCCGCCCGTTTCATCAATCGCCTGATGTACGACGGCAAGAAGGGTGTGGCAGAACGTTTATTCTACAAGTCGCTCGAAACCCTGGGCGAAAAGACCGGCGAAGAGCCCCTGAAGGCGTTCGAACGCGCCGTCGAGTCCGTGAAGCCGCACCTTGAAGTGAAGGCCCGCCGCGTGGGCGGCGCCACCTATCAGGTGCCCATGGACGTGCGGCCCGATCGCCAGGTTTCCCTGGCCATCCGCTGGCTGATCAACTATGCCCGCTCGCGTGGCGAGAAGGGCATGTCCGCGAAGCTTTCCGCCGAGCTCATCGATGCCTTCAACAGTCGCGGCGGCGCCGTGAAGAAGAAGGAAGACACCCACCGCATGGCCGAAGCCAACAAGGCCTTCGCCCATTACCGCTGGTAG
- the fusA gene encoding elongation factor G, giving the protein MSRTVPLERQRNIGIMAHIDAGKTTTTERILYYTGVSHKIGEVHDGAATMDWMEQEQERGITITSAATTCSWKDHTINIIDTPGHVDFTIEVERSLRVLDGAVAVFDAVAGVEPQSETVWRQANRYGVPRICFVNKMDRIGANFFRCVDMMVERLRAKPIPIQLPIGSEDKFEGVVDLITGKAIKFDKSSKGVEFTEEDVPADMMDLYQEKRLAMVEAVAEEDEALLEKYLGGEELTEEEIISCVRKATIARNIVPVFCGSAFRNMGVQPLLDAVVAFLPSPLDIEQMKGMNPDNEEETIVCPCSDKEPLAGLVFKLFSDPYIGHLSFFRIYSGFIESGMTVLNSTTGKKERVGRLLRMHANKREEIKWAGAGDIVAVVGLKQASTGDTMCDEKRPVVLESLDIPEPVIEVAIEPKTKADRDALSAALAKLAKEDPSFRVKGDEETGQTLIAGMGELHLEIIVDRLTREFSVNANVGKPQVAYRETITSSSKSDTKHVKQSGGRGQYGHAVIEIEPNPGKGYEFVNSITGGVIPKEYIAPVDKGIQDALKSGVLAGFPTVDIKVNLVFGSYHDVDSSEQAFYVTGSMAIKDAIHKASPVLLEPIMDVEVVTPDEYLGDVMGDLNGRRGRVQNMEARVGSQAVRAQVPLSEMFGYATDLRSKTQGRATFSMQFHHYERVPAQLAEEVIKKKG; this is encoded by the coding sequence GTGTCCAGAACCGTCCCCCTCGAACGGCAGAGGAACATCGGGATCATGGCCCACATTGATGCGGGCAAGACCACGACCACCGAGCGCATCCTCTATTACACCGGCGTTTCCCACAAGATCGGCGAAGTTCATGATGGCGCTGCCACCATGGACTGGATGGAGCAGGAGCAGGAACGCGGCATCACCATCACTTCCGCTGCCACCACGTGCAGTTGGAAGGATCACACCATCAACATCATCGACACGCCCGGCCACGTGGACTTCACCATCGAAGTCGAACGTTCGTTGCGCGTGCTTGACGGTGCCGTGGCCGTGTTCGACGCCGTTGCCGGCGTCGAGCCGCAGTCGGAAACGGTGTGGCGCCAGGCCAACCGTTACGGCGTTCCGCGCATCTGCTTCGTCAACAAGATGGACCGCATCGGCGCCAACTTCTTCCGTTGCGTCGACATGATGGTCGAGCGCCTGCGCGCCAAGCCCATCCCCATCCAGTTGCCCATCGGCAGCGAAGACAAGTTCGAAGGCGTGGTCGACCTGATCACCGGCAAGGCCATCAAGTTCGACAAGTCCAGCAAGGGCGTGGAGTTCACGGAAGAAGACGTGCCCGCCGACATGATGGACCTGTACCAGGAAAAGCGCCTCGCCATGGTCGAAGCCGTGGCCGAAGAGGACGAAGCCCTGCTCGAGAAGTACCTGGGCGGCGAAGAGCTGACCGAGGAAGAAATCATCTCGTGCGTGCGCAAGGCCACCATTGCCCGCAACATCGTTCCGGTGTTCTGCGGCTCGGCCTTCCGCAACATGGGCGTGCAGCCGCTGCTTGACGCGGTGGTCGCCTTCCTGCCTTCGCCCCTGGACATCGAGCAGATGAAGGGCATGAACCCCGACAACGAAGAGGAAACCATCGTCTGCCCCTGCAGCGACAAGGAGCCTCTGGCCGGTCTGGTGTTCAAGCTGTTCTCCGACCCGTACATCGGGCACCTGTCCTTCTTCCGCATCTACTCCGGTTTCATCGAGTCCGGCATGACCGTGCTGAACTCGACCACCGGCAAGAAGGAACGCGTCGGCCGCCTGCTGCGCATGCACGCCAACAAGCGTGAAGAGATCAAGTGGGCGGGCGCTGGCGACATCGTGGCCGTGGTGGGCCTGAAGCAGGCCTCCACCGGTGATACCATGTGCGACGAAAAGCGCCCCGTTGTGCTCGAATCGCTGGATATCCCCGAGCCGGTCATCGAAGTGGCCATCGAGCCCAAGACCAAGGCCGACCGCGATGCGCTGTCCGCCGCCCTCGCCAAGCTGGCCAAGGAAGACCCGTCGTTCCGCGTGAAGGGCGACGAGGAAACCGGCCAGACCCTGATCGCGGGCATGGGCGAACTGCACCTCGAGATCATCGTCGACCGCCTGACCCGCGAGTTCAGCGTCAACGCCAACGTGGGCAAGCCCCAGGTTGCGTACCGCGAAACCATCACGTCTTCGTCCAAGTCGGATACGAAGCACGTGAAGCAGTCGGGTGGCCGTGGCCAGTACGGTCACGCGGTCATCGAGATCGAACCGAACCCCGGCAAGGGGTACGAGTTCGTCAACTCGATCACCGGCGGCGTCATCCCCAAGGAATACATCGCCCCGGTGGACAAGGGTATCCAGGACGCCCTGAAGAGCGGCGTGCTGGCGGGCTTCCCCACCGTGGACATCAAGGTCAACCTGGTGTTCGGTTCGTACCACGACGTCGACTCTTCGGAGCAGGCGTTCTACGTGACCGGCTCCATGGCCATCAAGGACGCCATCCACAAGGCCTCGCCGGTTCTGCTTGAACCGATCATGGACGTGGAAGTGGTGACCCCCGACGAATACCTCGGCGACGTCATGGGCGACCTGAACGGCCGCCGCGGTCGCGTGCAGAACATGGAAGCCCGCGTGGGCTCCCAGGCAGTGCGCGCCCAGGTGCCGTTGTCCGAGATGTTCGGCTACGCCACCGACCTGCGTTCCAAGACGCAGGGCCGCGCCACCTTCTCCATGCAGTTCCATCACTACGAGCGGGTTCCGGCCCAGCTTGCCGAAGAAGTGATCAAGAAGAAGGGCTAG
- the rpsJ gene encoding 30S ribosomal protein S10: MTTVSSDRIRIKLKAYDYRILDKAVAEIVDTARNTGAGVAGPIPLPTNIHKYTVNRSVHVDKKSREQFEMRIHKRLMDILEPTQQTVDALGKLSLPAGVDVEIKL; the protein is encoded by the coding sequence ATGACGACAGTTAGCAGTGATCGTATCAGAATCAAGCTGAAAGCTTACGATTACCGCATCCTCGACAAGGCTGTGGCGGAAATCGTGGATACGGCGCGCAACACGGGCGCCGGGGTGGCTGGTCCCATCCCCCTGCCCACCAACATTCACAAGTACACCGTCAACCGGAGCGTGCACGTCGACAAGAAGTCGCGCGAGCAGTTCGAAATGCGCATCCACAAGCGGCTCATGGACATCCTCGAGCCTACGCAGCAGACCGTGGACGCACTGGGCAAGCTGAGCCTGCCCGCCGGTGTGGACGTCGAAATCAAGCTCTAG
- the rplC gene encoding 50S ribosomal protein L3: MAEKLGILGRKVGMTRIFASDGSAVAVTVIQAGPCPVIQVRNGETDGYDAVQIAFEEAKEKHVTKPARGHFAKAGKGLFRNLREIRLEAPAEFEVGQELTVSLFAAGEKVRVTGTSIGKGYQGVMRRWNFAGSKDTHGCEKVHRSGGSIGNNTFPGHVFKGKKMAGHWGDERVTVKNLEIVDIRAEDNVILVKGAVPGPKNGLVLVRKQ; the protein is encoded by the coding sequence ATGGCTGAGAAATTGGGTATCCTGGGTCGCAAGGTCGGCATGACCCGCATTTTCGCCAGTGATGGTTCCGCCGTGGCTGTTACGGTCATCCAGGCCGGTCCCTGTCCGGTCATCCAGGTTCGCAACGGCGAAACCGACGGCTACGACGCCGTGCAGATCGCCTTTGAGGAAGCCAAGGAAAAGCACGTGACCAAGCCCGCCCGTGGCCACTTCGCCAAGGCCGGCAAGGGTCTTTTCCGCAACCTCCGCGAAATTCGCCTGGAAGCGCCTGCCGAATTCGAAGTCGGCCAGGAACTCACCGTGTCCCTGTTCGCCGCCGGCGAAAAGGTGAGGGTGACCGGCACCAGCATAGGCAAGGGGTACCAGGGCGTCATGCGCCGCTGGAACTTCGCCGGCTCCAAGGACACGCACGGCTGCGAAAAGGTGCATCGTTCCGGTGGTTCCATCGGTAACAACACCTTCCCGGGCCACGTGTTCAAGGGCAAGAAGATGGCCGGCCACTGGGGTGACGAGCGCGTGACGGTCAAGAATCTCGAGATCGTCGACATCCGCGCCGAAGACAACGTCATTCTGGTGAAGGGTGCCGTTCCCGGCCCCAAGAACGGCCTGGTCCTGGTGCGCAAGCAGTAA
- the rplD gene encoding 50S ribosomal protein L4 → MAVVKVYDQNKKEAGELTLAPEVFEVEVKPEILNLVVRAHRAGLRSGTHATKTRAFVSGGGAKPWRQKGTGRARSGSNRSPIWRGGAIIFGPQPREYGFKVNKKVRQLALKMALSSRLAGENLMVVKGIELPEIKTKLFAKVAGALGLEKALVITAEADANLALSARNIPGITLITADQLSVYEILKHPTLVMFEGAVESVQARLK, encoded by the coding sequence ATGGCTGTGGTGAAAGTATACGATCAGAACAAGAAGGAAGCCGGCGAACTGACGCTCGCTCCCGAGGTGTTCGAGGTCGAGGTGAAGCCTGAGATTCTCAATCTCGTGGTCCGTGCGCACCGCGCCGGGCTGCGCTCCGGCACCCATGCCACCAAGACCCGCGCCTTCGTCTCTGGCGGCGGTGCAAAGCCCTGGCGCCAGAAAGGCACCGGCCGCGCCCGTTCCGGTTCGAACCGCTCGCCTATCTGGCGTGGCGGGGCCATCATTTTCGGCCCCCAGCCCCGCGAGTACGGCTTCAAGGTGAACAAGAAGGTCCGCCAGCTGGCCCTGAAGATGGCGCTCAGCTCGCGGCTTGCCGGCGAGAACCTGATGGTGGTCAAGGGCATCGAACTGCCCGAGATCAAGACCAAGCTGTTCGCCAAGGTGGCCGGCGCCCTGGGCCTTGAGAAGGCCCTGGTCATCACCGCCGAAGCGGATGCCAACCTCGCCCTTTCGGCCCGCAACATTCCCGGCATTACCCTGATCACCGCCGACCAGCTCAGCGTCTACGAGATTCTGAAGCACCCGACGCTGGTGATGTTCGAGGGCGCCGTCGAATCCGTCCAGGCCAGGCTGAAGTAG
- the rplW gene encoding 50S ribosomal protein L23: MDYTQILVKPLVSEKATFVKEQAQQVVFFVNPRANKIEIKKAVEAAFKVKVTDVNVITKKPSDKVRQGRVVGRISGCKKAYVTLAPGEKIEFFEGV; the protein is encoded by the coding sequence ATGGATTATACACAGATTCTCGTGAAGCCCCTGGTGTCCGAAAAGGCCACCTTCGTGAAGGAACAGGCCCAGCAGGTCGTGTTCTTCGTGAACCCCCGGGCCAACAAGATCGAAATCAAGAAGGCCGTCGAAGCCGCCTTCAAGGTCAAGGTGACCGACGTCAACGTCATCACCAAGAAGCCTTCCGACAAGGTCCGTCAGGGCCGCGTCGTGGGCCGGATCTCCGGCTGCAAGAAGGCCTATGTGACCCTGGCTCCCGGCGAAAAAATCGAATTCTTCGAGGGAGTGTAA